Genomic DNA from Desulfonatronum thioautotrophicum:
AACCGAGCATAAAAAAGCTCAGGAGAACCTGCTGGAGCAGCGTTCACGGCTGGTGAACATCCTCAAGGGCACCAATGTCGGAACCTGGGAATGGAATGTCCAGACCGGTGAAACCGCCTTCAATGAACGTTGGGCGGAAATTGTGGGTTATGACCTGGAAGAGCTGGCCCCCATCTCCATCACCACATGGATGGGCCTTGCCCACCCGGAGGACCTCCGAACCAGCGAGGAACTCCTGCAACAGCACTTCAGGGGTGAAATCGATTTTTACGAATGCGAAGCCAGAATGCGGCACAAGAACGGGCACTGGGTCTGGGTTCTGGACAGGGGGCGGGTGATTACCTGGACCGAGGATGGAAAGCCGCTCTGGATGTTCGGGACACATCAGGACATCACCCAGCGCAAGTTGGCAGGGGCCGGCGATCCAGACCACAGATGATTTCAGCCCCAAAACTGCCTACCCTTTCCATAGGTCAGTGCAAAACATCCTTTGGGCCGAACCAAACACTTATGAAATTCCAGCAATATATTGTTTAACCAAACACGAACCACTCATCACTGACCACTGTTTGGTGCTAACGCGGGCCATACCCGCAACCCAGGCAAAATGAATTTGAACCGCCCCCCGGCACTCACACTGCAAGAAAGTTGGACGAGAAGCGTTTGCCATGGAAAAAAGTGAATGCCGGGGGGGTAGTTCAAAACTTCTTTTTTTTCTTGCAGGCTATCAGGAGTACGTCACTAAAAGCATTTTTCGCACCAAGCTCTTTTCAGTGAAGGATCATCAAATGCATTCATGTTTCGAAAGCGGATTCCACAGCCCATTGTCTTCAGATTGCCTGGGGATAATGCAATATGTTCATGACGGGATATACATTGTTGACAAAAAAAAACAAATACTTTTTTGGAACAATGGTGCCGCAAGAATATCCGGTTTCAAACAGGATGAGGTTTTGGGAAGATCCTGCGGTGACAATATTTTAAATCACGTTGATGCATCAGGTGAAAATCTCTGCAAGGCTGTATGTCCCCTTGGCCAGACCATGGTTGATGGCAATACACGCAATGCCGACGTTTTTCTTCACAGCAAGCAAGGACACCGGGTTCCAGTCCATGTCCAAACCATGCCGCTCATCCATGACGGAGAGATCATCGGGGCTGTTGAGGTTTTCAGGGAAATTCACAAGGCCGTTGATATTGAAGAAATGATGGGTCTGCTCTCGGAGCAATGCCTCCTGGACTATTTGACCGGTATCGCGAACAGACGGTTCATTGATATTACTTTGGACGCCAAGATCAAGGAACTGGAGAGGTATTCCTGGCCATTCTCCATCGCACTTTGCGATATCGACAACTTCAAAACCGTCAACGACACTTACGGACATCTGGTGGGAGATGACGTTCTGGTCATGGTTTCCAGGTCCTTGACCGGCGCCCTGCGTTCCTTCGACTTCGTCGGACGCTGGGGCGGTGAAGAATTTTTGGTTATCCTCCCAGGAATAACCATGCAGGAGCAACTTGAATCAATATGCCGACGGATGGTCCGGATTGTGGCCTCTTCCAGGATTGATACACGGGACTCGACAAGTTTGTCCGTCACCATCTCCTGCGGCGCAACCCAGGCACTCGTGTGCGACACGGCGGAAACACTGATGCATCGCGCGGACAAAGGTCTCTATGCAAGCAAAAGAAATGGAAAGAACATGGTCACGATTGTTGCATGATCCGATTGGCAGACAGACGGCGATCGTTGACCGGGACAGCTCATGAATCAGATGGCCCTTCAAGAAATGTCCAGTGGAATGGAACCATGATCGCTTGAATTACCGGAGTTGCTTGTCACTCTGCCAGGAAAAAACCGGCGCCTCCGTGGTGTGAGGTCTCTTGGCTTGAATATTACGCACAAAAGATTTGAAGAATCCGGAGGGTTTTCATGATCACCTTACAGTCCTTGAATACCAGTATTCTGGTGCGGATCGGCGGGATGCTCCTGCTCGTGCTGGTGGGCTGCTTTCTGATTTACGGCCACCAGCGTTCGCTGATCACCCAGCGGGTCGAACAGGAGGCTCACGACATGATCGTCGCCACGCTGAGCGAGCGTCTGGCCAACAAAACCGACGTGGGCCTGACCAACGCCATTTCCCTCACGTTGTCCTCCCGTTTGGGCGACATGGTCAGGTCGGGAAACAGGCCCATGCTCCAGGCTGAATTTCAGAACGTGCTGCGGGTCTTTGCCGATCAGTCCAATTTCGGCGGCATCCGCGTCCAGGTTTTCGACTCGGACTTTTCCACGCTGTACCGGAGCTGGAGGCCGGAGCAGCATGGCGACGTTTCCGAACCGGTCCGCCGATTGCTGACCGAGGTCCGCAGCCGGGGCCTGGCCTTGGCCGAATTCGTTTCCGACGACGACGGCGTGTTCATTCGCGGCTCGGCAGCGGTGCGCCAGGGGGACCGGATCGTCGGCTATGTACAGTTTCTGCAGGGCGTGGGCAGCGTCTCCAGAGACTACCAGGCTGAAAACGTGGACTATCTGCTGCTGATCAATCAGGCCGCCGTGGCCGATGCCCCACAACTGCGGACCAACCGCCGCGTCGGGGACTACTGGCTGGCCAACGATGCCTGGTTCGCCGACGACGTTGTCGCGACCATTTCCGCCCTGGATCTGGAGCGATTCAAGGAAGAGCCATTTTTTCGGGGTTCCGGACGCTTTGCCGTGGGTGTGCCGCTGCGTGACGTTTCTGGCCGGATTACCGGGCTGAACGTGGTGGCCATTTCGGACTCCGTTGTTCAAAACCGAATCGATGAAGCCATGCGGGCGGCGTTGTTGCTGATCATCCTGGCGGCCTTGGGGTTCGTGGCCCTGGCCGTGGTGATGTTCGTCACCCTGCGTCGGCACGTACTGGACCCGCTGCGGTCCATCAGCGCCTTTGCCGGCGATGTGGCCCAGGGCAACTGGGCGGCTGACCTCAGTGGGCGATTTCGCTATGAATTGTTGGAATTGAAAGAGGCCCTGACACGCATGGTCGCCAACCTGCGCACGCTCAACGAGGATGCGCAGCGCAAGGGCGAGCGGGCCGAGAAGGAGGCCGTGACGGCCCAGGAGGCCATGGAGGAGGCCAGAAATCAGGAACGCAAGGTGTCCACGCTCATGGACCGGATGACCGCGACAGCGGGCAAGGCCAAAAACGTCTCGGAGGGGGTCTTCGCCGGAATCAGTGAACTTTCCGAACAGGTGGAATCGGTAAACCAGGGCGTCGCGGTGCAGCACGACCGGATGACCGAGATATCCACGGCCATGGAAGAGATGAACGCCACCGTGCTGGAAGTGGCCAGAAACGCCTCCATGGCCGCCGAGCATGCGGACAATTCCCAGGAGAAGGCCGATGCCGGGGCCAAGGAGGTCCTGCGCACCGTGGAGTCCTTCGAGCATATCCGGGAACGTATCTTCACACTCAAGGAGACCATGGGCCAATTGGGCGTCCAGGTGGAGAACATCGGCAAGATCATGGCCGTGATTTCGGACATCGCGGATCAGACAAACCTGCTGGCCTTGAATGCGGCCATCGAGGCGGCTCGGGCCGGGGATGCGGGGCGCGGGTTCGCCGTGGTGGCCGATGAGGTACGCAAACTGGCGGAAAAAACCATGGGTGCCACGGTGCAGGTCCACGCTGCCGTGAATGCCATCCAGGCCCATACCCACGAAAACATCCAGTCCCTGGAGATCACGACCGAAGACATCGTGGCCAGCACCGAGGCCGCGACCAAGGCCGGAGGGTTGATGCGTGAAATCCTTGGCCTTGTCGAGGAAACCACGAACATGGTCACGTCCATCGCCACCGCGGCGGAGGAACAATCCGCCACCAGTGAGGAGATCAACCGGGCCGTGACCGACGTGACCCGGATCGCCTCGGAAACCTCCGAAGGCATGGATCGCTCGGCACGGGCTCTCGTGGAAATCGCCAGCCAGGTGGAGGAACTGGACACGGTCACCCAGGCCATTACCGCGGGCGGCAGCGTGGACATGATCGCCACCGGAGACGCCGACGCCTTGTTCCAATGGTCCGACGATCTCACCGTGGGCATTGCCGGGATCGACGATCAGCACAGGACCCTGATCGAGTTGATCAACGAACTGCATTCCGCAATGAAAATGGGTAAATCAAGGTCAGCGCTCCTGCACATCTTCGAGCGATTGCGCGAATACACAACCTCTCACTTCGCCAACGAGGAAAAGCTGTTCAAGAAGCATGGCTACCCCGAAGCCGAGGAGCATAAAGCCGCGCACAAGGCCTTTGTGGACAAAATCCTCGAATGGGAAAAAGCCATTTCCTCGGGCAAGTCCACGGTGTCCATGGAGGTCATGCGTTTTCTCAAACAGTGGTTGGCCGGGCACATCATGGGCGTGGACAAACGCTACACCCCGTTCATGAGGCAAAAAGGCGTTCGATGAACCATCCACCACGACTGGCGGAACGCAACGGCGCGGCGGCCACGGATGCGGCTGGCCATGGCATTGTCCATAAAAAAAGGGCTGCCGTGCCCTTTCGATACAGTACCAGCCCGGAATAGCACTGCCGCGCTGAGAGGAGCATTTCATGATCAAGGATGATCAAACCAGGCTGCGCCAGTTGCGTGAGCAGGCCAAGGCCCGGCTGAGCCAGGCTTCCGAGCCGACAGGGGAGCTTTCCCAGGAGGAGTTCAGAGAGCTTCTGCACGACTATCAGGTGCACCAGGTCGAGCTGGAGCTGCAGAACGAGGAGTTGCGCAGTGTTCTCCAGGAGCTGGAAGAAACGAAAGATCAGTTGGCCCTGACCAGAGACCGGTATATCCGACTCTTCAACGATGTACCCGTGGGCTATCTTGTCGTGGACCACAGCGGTGTCATCGTCCAGGCCAACCAGACTTTTGCGGACATGATCGGGAAGGACGCGCACCGGCTGCACGGCGTCAGCTTCTCCGACTGCATCATTCCCGAGGACCGGGGTGCGTTTCACGGGCGCTATCGGGCTTTCTTCAAGCATCCCGAGGAGAAAGAACTGGAATTCCGGCTTCGCGGCAAGAACGGGGAACTGCATGTCCGCTGCACCGCAAAGGTGGAGGCAGAGTTACCCACGTCTTCTGCGGGGGAGCCGTGGAAACGGATTCTCCTCGTGGTTCAGGACATCAGCTCCCGGGTCCGGGCGGAGCAAGCCTTGCGGGACAGTGAGCGACAGTACCGGGAGTTGTATGAACACGCACCGGTGGGAATTTTCGAATCAACCCCGGAAGGGCGATTCTTGGCCGTAAATCCCGAGTATGCGCGAATTGCGGGTTACAGCTCGCCCGAGGCCATGATGGCCGGAATAACAAATATCACCCGCCAGCTTTACGTTCACCCCGGGCATCGCGACCTTCTCAACCGGATGCTCAGAGATGACGGACATGCACGGAACTTTGAAACCGAACTGAAGCACCCTGACGGAACCACCTTCTGGGTTTCCGTGAATACCAGGGCCAACCGGAATGAACGAGGAGAAATGACCCATGTTGGTTTTTTAACGGACATTACCGAGCGCAAGCTGGCCGAGGAAGCGCTCCGGAAAAGTGAGGAACGGTACAAGACAATCGTCACATCCATGAACGACCTGCTTTTCGTTATTGACCCGGAAGATCGTTTTATCGACATCCACTGCCAGTCAATCGACCAGCTGTTTCTGCCGCCCCGGGAATTTCTTGGCAAAACCATGGCCCAGGTCATGCCGGAGTCCGTTGCCGAGTCGTACCGTCACGCCGCCTTCACGGTCAGGAGGGATGGCGGCAGCCAATGCTACGAATACCCCCTGTTGTTGAATGGCGAAGAGAAATGGTTCCAGGCTTGCCTGAATCTGCACTCTGATGAAAAGACCATCATTGCGAGTGTCAGGGATATCACCGAGCGCAAGCTGGCCGAGCTCGCGCTGATCCAGGCCAAGGAGCATGCCGAGGCCGCCAACCAGGCCAAATCCGAATTCCTGGCCAACATGTCCCACGAAATCCGCACCCCGCTGAGCGGAATCATGGGCATGATGCAGTTGCTGCGAACCACATCCCTTGATGCCGAACAGGGCAGCTACGTGCAACTGGCTGTCACTTCAGCCGAACGGCTGACCCGCCTGCTTTCGGACATCCTGGACCTGTCCAGGGTCGAAGCGGGAGCGATGGAAATCCGGGAATCCGAATTTCTGACCCAGGATGTCTGCGATTCCGTCACGGACTTGTTCTCCATAACAGCCAGGGACAAGCACATTGCCCTGGAGTGCATCATGGACCCCGGCATTCCCCACCACCTGATCGGTGACGATACACGGGTTCGGCAAATTTTGTTCAATCTGGTGGGGAATGCGTTGAAATTCACGGACAATGGCAGCGTGCGGCTTCAGTTGACAACTCTTTCGCCAGCCAAGGGAGGCGACGTCCGAATCATGTTCTCCATTTCCGACACGGGTATCGGCATCCCAGCCGACAAGCTGGGCAGACTGTTCAATCCCTTTGTCCAGGTGGACGGCTCCTACACCCGCCCCTACCAGGGCGCCGGACTGGGGCTGACCATCGTCCGCCGTTTGGTGGAGCTGATGGACGGGAATATTTCCGTGGAAAGTATGGAGGGCCGGGGCACCACCGTACATGTGGTTCTGCCCTTCAAGCTGGCGGGATCAACAGAAAATGCTTGGGCGAAATCAGTCGTGGGTGCCGAGAAGACCAGTTGAATAAGCAGCGCAGAGTCTCCGGACTGGCAGGAGTCAGCGAAGCAGGGTGATGATCAGAAAGGTGGCGGAAACCGTCAACCCCAGGGACCAGAACATGAACCGATCCATGCGACGGGCCAGGTCGTCGAAACGCTTGTCCATGGACTCGAAGCGCTTGTCCATGGACTCAAAACGCTTGTCCACGGCCTCGAAGCGTCTGTCCATGCTCTGCAGCATTTCCCCGAAACGCATGTCCATGGATTCAAAACGCTTGTCCATGTTCCGCTGCATTTCCTCGAAACGCTTGTCCACGGATTCAAAACGCTTGTCCATGTTCTGCAGCATCTCCTCGAAACGCTTGTCCATGGATTCGAAGCGATTGCCCATGCTCTGCTGCATTTCCTGGAAACGCTTGCCCATGGATTCGAAGCGCTTGTCCATGTTCTNNNNNNNNNNNNNNNNNNNNNNNNNNNNNNNNNNNNNNNNNNNNNNNNNNNNNNNNNNNNNNNNNNNNNNNNNNNNNNNNNNNNNNNNNNNNNNNNNNNNNNNNNGGAAACGCTTGTCCATGGATTCGAAGCGCTTGTCCATGTTCTGCTGCATCTCCTGGAAACGCTTGCCCATGGATTCGAAACGCTTGTCCATGGATTCGAAGCGCTTGTCCACGGATTCAAAACGTTTGTCCATGCTCTGCAGCATTTCCTCGAAACGCTTGTCCACGGATTCAAAGCGCACATTCATCTGTTCCAGCAGAGCCCTGGTCAGTTGTTCATGGGACCGTTGGGCCTCCTCGACGCGGATGATGCGCTCGATCAGCGAAACATCTCCGGCCAGCTTTTCCTGGGTCGCGATAAAGTCGGCCAGGATGTCGGACAACTCGTTGCGGACCATGGCCCTGAATTCCGGGTTGGCCAGGAAATCCGGGGAGAGCGGCGGAGGGGAAACGGGAGTGGAGTTCGGTTGCGTTTCCATGGTGAAAACGTAATGCGCCGGGAGATGATGGTCAAGGGAAAAGCGTGGAAAGCGAATCACTGTATGATCGGTCCCACGCTCCAGTGTGGGAACAATCGGAAGAGATCATACAATCAAAAAATCATTGAATCACCGTTCAGACATCGTTTACTCTATCCCAAACGGACGCCTCATGTACGAACAAAGCTTCAAGCGGATCATGGGTTGCTCTTTTTTCGGCTACGCCTTTCATCGGATCGTTGAGGACGGTTCCGGAAAACCCGCGGATTACGAATTTTTGGAGGTCAATGCCGGGTTTGAGCGGATGACCGGGTTGTCCGCGGAGGACATCCTCGGCCGACGGGTGACGGAGATCCTGCCCAGGATCAAGGAGGATCCCTTCGACTGGATCGGGTTTTATGGACGGATCGCCCTGGAAGGAACCGAGGAGGAGTTTGAACAGTATTCGGAGCCTCTTGGCCGCTGGTACAAGATCAGCGCCTATTCTCCGGAAGCGGGCCATTTCGTGACCGTGATCCAGGACATCACTTCGGAGAAGGAACAGGCTCTGCAAATGGAGCGGTTTTTCTCTGTCAACCTGGACCTGCTCTGCATTGCGGACACGTCCGGCAACTTCATCAAGGTCAACGCCGAGTGGGAGTCCATGCTCGGCTACACGGCCCAGGAACTGGAGCAGCGTACCTTCCTGGAGTTCGTCCACCCGGACGATCTTCAGCCCACCCTTGCGGCCATGACCGAACTGGACGAGCAAAAGCCGGTCCTCCAGTTCGTGAACCGCTACCGTTGCAAGGACGGGTCCTACCGGCATATCGAATGGCGCTCCCATCCCCACGGTTCCCTGATCTATGCCGCGGCCCGGGATGTTACAGAGCGCATTCAAGCCGAGGACGCCTTGAACAAAAGGGCTCGAGAGTTGGAAAGCATTTTTCAGTCCGCAAAGTCTGTCAGCCTGGTCAAAACCAGCCTGGAGTCCATTGTTGAGGAGTTCAGTTCCGGGGCGGAGGACATTTTCGGATACTCCAGGGAGGAAATGATTGGTCGGCATGTCGGAATCCTGCACTCCGCTGACGAGTCCGCAAAATTGGGGGAGTATGTCGCGAAGCTCTCGCGGGGAGAAGGCTTTACCATTGAAACGCAGCTGGTAAGAAAGTCAGGAGAGGTCTTCCCGGCACTCTTCAGCGTTCAACCGGTTTTCGACGACCAGAAGAAGGTCGTCTCCACCCTGGGCATTTCCTTCGACATCACGGACCGCAAGCAGGCCGAGGAGGCGTTGCGGGAGAGCCGGGCCAGGCTGGACATGTTCTTTTCCCAGTCCTTCAGCGGATTCTTCTTCATGATGCTGGACGAACCCGTGGCCTGGAGCTCGGCGACTGAGGACGAGAAGACCGCTCTGCTGGAGTACGTCATGACGCACCAGCGCATGACCAAGGTCAATCAGGCCATACTCAACCAGTACGGCGCAAAGGAAGAGGAATTCATCGGCCTGACCCCGACAGACCTGTTCGCCCACGACCTGGAGCACGGTCGCCAAATCTGGAAAGGCCTGTTCGACCGGGGCCGCTGGCACGTGGAAACCCGTGAACAGCGCATGGACGGGACGCCGATCATCATCGACGGCGACTACATCTGCCTCTACGACGAACAAGGCCGGGTCACCGGCCACTTTGGGGTCCAGTCTGATATCACCGTGCGCAAGCGGATTGAGAATGAGAGCCTGATCCTGTCGAACATTTTCAAACGCAGCCAGGACTTCATCGGTGTTGCTGATATCGAGAAGAATGCTATCTACGTCAATCCAGCCGGACAGGCGATGGTAGGGTTGGACGGGGATGATGCCGTGCAGGGCACAAACATCAAGGATTACTTTACCGACGAGGATTTGCCGTTTGTTGAAGAGACCATTCTCCCCGCCTTGATGACCGAGGGACGTTGGTACGGCGAGTTCCGTTTCCGACATTTCAAGACAAACACCCCGATACCTGTACATTATGATCTGTTTCTTTCGGAGAACCCTGACACGGGACAGGCCACGATTATCACCACCATCACCAGAGACATCACGGACCGCAAGCAGGCCGAGGAAGAGCTGCTGCACCAGAAGGCCCATTTCGAATCGCTGTTCATCAACACCAACGACGCCATCGTCTTTTTCGATACCGCACACCGGATCATCAACGTGAATACCGTGTTCACGAAAATCTTTGGATACACCCTGGACGAGGTGCTTTACAAGAATATCAACACCGTGGTGGACCCACTGAAAAAGGCCGATGAATACGGCTCTCCCCGGATTTTGCGCGGCGAGCAGATCGAAATGGACGTTACCCGCTACACAAAATCCGGCGAGGCCAGAAACGTTTTGCTCAAGGGCGGGCCGGTGCGCAAACAGGGAGAGATCGTGGGTGGGTACGCCATCTATGCGGACATTACGGGTCGGAAAGTGGCCGAGGAGAAGCTTCGCCAGTTTGCCAAACAGATGGAAATGAAAAACATGGAACTGGACGCAGCCCTGGCCCAGGCCGAGGCGGCCACCCGGGCCAAAAGCGACTTTTTGGCCAATATGAGCCATGAAATCCGTACCCCGATGAACGGTGTGATCGGCATGACCGGGCTGCTCCTGGACACCAATCTGGACGAAACCCAGCGCCGGTACACGGAAATCGTGCGTACCAGCGGCGAGGCCCTGCTGAACCTGATTAACGACATCCTGGACTTCTCCAAAATCGAGTCCGGAAAGCTGGAACTGGAGGCCCTGGACTTTGAACTGCGGCCCATGCTGGACAACTTCGCGGCCATGATGGCCTTCAAGGCCGAAGAAAAGGGTCTGGAATTCGTCTGCGCCGCGGACCCGGACGTTCCGAACCGCCTCACCGGAGACCCCGGGCGACTGCGCCAGATATTGATCAACCTGGTTGGCAATGCGCTGAAGTTCACCGGGCAGGGCGAGGTGGTGGTCAAGATTTCACTGGCTCACGATTCAGGGTGTAGCGGTTCAGCGTTTTTGGAAGACACAGTCAACGGTGCTGATGTAGGAAGGCTCCACGTTGCACCGGACGATGTCCCGCCAAATACCGCAACTTTCGACACCACCCCAATCCCGACTATAAACAGTGAACCGTTGAACCATGGACCTCATTTCGTGAAGCTCTGCTTCACGGTGAAGGACACCGGCATCGGCATCCCCGCGGAAAAGGTCGAGACCCTTTTCCAGAGTTTTTCCCAGGTGGATTCGTCCATTACCCGAAAATTCGGCGGTACTGGTCTGGGGTTGGCCATTTCCCGGCAATTAGCGGAAATGATGGACGGGGAAATTGGTGTGAAGAGCATCGAGGGGCGGGGAACAACATTTCGGTTCACGGTGCGCCTTGGATTGGCCGAGACGGCACGGCACACGGCGCTAGAATTCGTGAACCTGCGTGACGTCCATGTCCTGGTGGTGGACGACAACACCTCGAACCGGGAATTCCTGCGGACACTCCTTCTGGGCTGGGGGATGCGTCCGGATGCTGCTGCGGATGGCCCCACGGCCCTGGGCTTGCTGTACAAGGCCCTGGCCGAGGGTGATCCCTACCGTCTGGCGATTCTGGATTTGCGAATGCCCGGCATGGATGGGGAGACCCTGGGCC
This window encodes:
- a CDS encoding sensor domain-containing diguanylate cyclase — encoded protein: MQYVHDGIYIVDKKKQILFWNNGAARISGFKQDEVLGRSCGDNILNHVDASGENLCKAVCPLGQTMVDGNTRNADVFLHSKQGHRVPVHVQTMPLIHDGEIIGAVEVFREIHKAVDIEEMMGLLSEQCLLDYLTGIANRRFIDITLDAKIKELERYSWPFSIALCDIDNFKTVNDTYGHLVGDDVLVMVSRSLTGALRSFDFVGRWGGEEFLVILPGITMQEQLESICRRMVRIVASSRIDTRDSTSLSVTISCGATQALVCDTAETLMHRADKGLYASKRNGKNMVTIVA
- a CDS encoding bacteriohemerythrin is translated as MITLQSLNTSILVRIGGMLLLVLVGCFLIYGHQRSLITQRVEQEAHDMIVATLSERLANKTDVGLTNAISLTLSSRLGDMVRSGNRPMLQAEFQNVLRVFADQSNFGGIRVQVFDSDFSTLYRSWRPEQHGDVSEPVRRLLTEVRSRGLALAEFVSDDDGVFIRGSAAVRQGDRIVGYVQFLQGVGSVSRDYQAENVDYLLLINQAAVADAPQLRTNRRVGDYWLANDAWFADDVVATISALDLERFKEEPFFRGSGRFAVGVPLRDVSGRITGLNVVAISDSVVQNRIDEAMRAALLLIILAALGFVALAVVMFVTLRRHVLDPLRSISAFAGDVAQGNWAADLSGRFRYELLELKEALTRMVANLRTLNEDAQRKGERAEKEAVTAQEAMEEARNQERKVSTLMDRMTATAGKAKNVSEGVFAGISELSEQVESVNQGVAVQHDRMTEISTAMEEMNATVLEVARNASMAAEHADNSQEKADAGAKEVLRTVESFEHIRERIFTLKETMGQLGVQVENIGKIMAVISDIADQTNLLALNAAIEAARAGDAGRGFAVVADEVRKLAEKTMGATVQVHAAVNAIQAHTHENIQSLEITTEDIVASTEAATKAGGLMREILGLVEETTNMVTSIATAAEEQSATSEEINRAVTDVTRIASETSEGMDRSARALVEIASQVEELDTVTQAITAGGSVDMIATGDADALFQWSDDLTVGIAGIDDQHRTLIELINELHSAMKMGKSRSALLHIFERLREYTTSHFANEEKLFKKHGYPEAEEHKAAHKAFVDKILEWEKAISSGKSTVSMEVMRFLKQWLAGHIMGVDKRYTPFMRQKGVR
- a CDS encoding PAS domain-containing protein, whose product is MIKDDQTRLRQLREQAKARLSQASEPTGELSQEEFRELLHDYQVHQVELELQNEELRSVLQELEETKDQLALTRDRYIRLFNDVPVGYLVVDHSGVIVQANQTFADMIGKDAHRLHGVSFSDCIIPEDRGAFHGRYRAFFKHPEEKELEFRLRGKNGELHVRCTAKVEAELPTSSAGEPWKRILLVVQDISSRVRAEQALRDSERQYRELYEHAPVGIFESTPEGRFLAVNPEYARIAGYSSPEAMMAGITNITRQLYVHPGHRDLLNRMLRDDGHARNFETELKHPDGTTFWVSVNTRANRNERGEMTHVGFLTDITERKLAEEALRKSEERYKTIVTSMNDLLFVIDPEDRFIDIHCQSIDQLFLPPREFLGKTMAQVMPESVAESYRHAAFTVRRDGGSQCYEYPLLLNGEEKWFQACLNLHSDEKTIIASVRDITERKLAELALIQAKEHAEAANQAKSEFLANMSHEIRTPLSGIMGMMQLLRTTSLDAEQGSYVQLAVTSAERLTRLLSDILDLSRVEAGAMEIRESEFLTQDVCDSVTDLFSITARDKHIALECIMDPGIPHHLIGDDTRVRQILFNLVGNALKFTDNGSVRLQLTTLSPAKGGDVRIMFSISDTGIGIPADKLGRLFNPFVQVDGSYTRPYQGAGLGLTIVRRLVELMDGNISVESMEGRGTTVHVVLPFKLAGSTENAWAKSVVGAEKTS
- a CDS encoding PAS domain S-box protein, translated to MYEQSFKRIMGCSFFGYAFHRIVEDGSGKPADYEFLEVNAGFERMTGLSAEDILGRRVTEILPRIKEDPFDWIGFYGRIALEGTEEEFEQYSEPLGRWYKISAYSPEAGHFVTVIQDITSEKEQALQMERFFSVNLDLLCIADTSGNFIKVNAEWESMLGYTAQELEQRTFLEFVHPDDLQPTLAAMTELDEQKPVLQFVNRYRCKDGSYRHIEWRSHPHGSLIYAAARDVTERIQAEDALNKRARELESIFQSAKSVSLVKTSLESIVEEFSSGAEDIFGYSREEMIGRHVGILHSADESAKLGEYVAKLSRGEGFTIETQLVRKSGEVFPALFSVQPVFDDQKKVVSTLGISFDITDRKQAEEALRESRARLDMFFSQSFSGFFFMMLDEPVAWSSATEDEKTALLEYVMTHQRMTKVNQAILNQYGAKEEEFIGLTPTDLFAHDLEHGRQIWKGLFDRGRWHVETREQRMDGTPIIIDGDYICLYDEQGRVTGHFGVQSDITVRKRIENESLILSNIFKRSQDFIGVADIEKNAIYVNPAGQAMVGLDGDDAVQGTNIKDYFTDEDLPFVEETILPALMTEGRWYGEFRFRHFKTNTPIPVHYDLFLSENPDTGQATIITTITRDITDRKQAEEELLHQKAHFESLFINTNDAIVFFDTAHRIINVNTVFTKIFGYTLDEVLYKNINTVVDPLKKADEYGSPRILRGEQIEMDVTRYTKSGEARNVLLKGGPVRKQGEIVGGYAIYADITGRKVAEEKLRQFAKQMEMKNMELDAALAQAEAATRAKSDFLANMSHEIRTPMNGVIGMTGLLLDTNLDETQRRYTEIVRTSGEALLNLINDILDFSKIESGKLELEALDFELRPMLDNFAAMMAFKAEEKGLEFVCAADPDVPNRLTGDPGRLRQILINLVGNALKFTGQGEVVVKISLAHDSGCSGSAFLEDTVNGADVGRLHVAPDDVPPNTATFDTTPIPTINSEPLNHGPHFVKLCFTVKDTGIGIPAEKVETLFQSFSQVDSSITRKFGGTGLGLAISRQLAEMMDGEIGVKSIEGRGTTFRFTVRLGLAETARHTALEFVNLRDVHVLVVDDNTSNREFLRTLLLGWGMRPDAAADGPTALGLLYKALAEGDPYRLAILDLRMPGMDGETLGRAIHADPRLQPLHTVMLTAHESRGDNRRLLEAGFSAFLTKPVLHGELYDTLAKVMARHEPDPSRELITRHRARKTTESRLGYTPRKARILLAEDNPTNQHVVLGMLKQLGLSADAVANGAEAVQAVQTIPYDLVLMDVQMPEMDGLAATREIRRLEHNAGMLGCWNAGIEKTESYSNISVSTDQPKGDPRSVSSASQHYSIPASQHSRIPIIALTAHAMQGYREKCLEAGMDDYLTKPLEPVQLAKMLERWLPAQDAEQNEEAGDGRQDQRGALSREKGLSVFNKSEFMHRLDGDEILAKQIIKRFVDTNSGHMETLFQAIDQGDTMWVRELAHAVKGSSLNISAGALANAAGLLEQAGKEGDVAACRNLGPYVVREFERLCLMLGSVEEEPG